A single region of the Lineus longissimus chromosome 14, tnLinLong1.2, whole genome shotgun sequence genome encodes:
- the LOC135499066 gene encoding ras-related protein Rab-13-like, translating to MNSQKDFDVKYKVLLIGESKVGKTSLIRCLMGDNFNSSLMSTYGIDFVKKIFEIDGARVMLEIWDTAGQERFRTITKFHFRGTRGLLIVYDITQKSSFDKLTYWMQSIDKEIDADEPPPKLIIGNKSDLEEMRQVPYVSGEQIARENFERGFEETSAKENKNVHQVFERLAEILVDTYNPSLMNMYKKNPDGPQRQDKAFERKQSIKLDPNSIKQVKQKEKSCCS from the exons ATGAATTCTCAAAAAGATTTTGATGTGAAGTACAAGGTGCTGCTGATTGGAGAATCAAAAGTCGGGAAAACGTCCCTCATTCGCTGTCTCATGGGCGATAATTTCAACAGCAGCTTGATGTCAACTTATG GCATAGACTTCGTGAAAAAGATCTTTGAAATCGATGGTGCGCGAGTGATGCTGGAAATATGGGACACTGCCGGACAGGAACGATTCCGCACAATCACCAAGTTCCATTTCCGCGGAACGCGAGGTTTACTCATCGTGTACGATATCACGCAGAAGTCGTCGTTTGACAAGTTGACGTATTGGATGCAGAGTATTGATAAG GAAATCGACGCAGACGAACCGCCGCCGAAACTCATCATCGGCAACAAGTCGGACCTGGAAGAGATGCGACAGGTACCGTACGTATCAGGCGAGCAGATCGCGCGGGAGAATTTCGAGCGTGGCTTCGAGGAGACGAGTGCCAAGGAAAATAAGAACGTGCATCAAGTGTTTGAGCGACTGGCGGAGATTCTCGTTGACACGTATAACCCGTCTTTG atgaACATGTATAAGAAGAACCCAGACGGCCCTCAGAGACAGGACAAGGCGTTCGAGAGGAAGCAGAGTATTAAACTGGACCCAAACAGTATCAAACAAGTGAAACAGAAGGAGAAGTCATGCTGCAGTTAA